gactgatttggtcgtcagctctccgtcgatactactgatagatacAATACTCgtactactcaatagtcaatgctcatagatctaaactcccctcccgcgggcgcacccccgccttggtagcgcccacttcgaaacgggcgtaaatagcaatattttaatttcgccataacttctaaaccaaacgtccaattttaatcattcaaagaccaaatattgtctacataaactgtacttagagatgaaatattttattttgataaggattattatcatgagtaaaataaatgcatttaaatgtagtccaaaaaaaaaaaacaatatttttaaataaaaatatggttgttgtgcctcacttgacatagataggtatagtgtgtcgcggacatttttgtagatatttataagatctacatttacttagaacattgtatggttctatcttttatagtttaggcagcgtacgcaaaataagtaaattttctggttgtttccgaaaaactgaaatataagCTGCCCCCgcctgccccccctcggtacgcccatgaaagCTATATTCATCGGCATTTGCCTTCTAAACTTTTATTCCTAGGTCTATTCATAGGTCAATGGCTTTAGAAACTGAGAAGATATTTGAAACTCTTTCtcatagttattttaattaacgACCTCTATGTTCAATTGTTGTTTATAGTGAGAAAAATAGAAATCATACCTACATTGCTAAAGATATAGAATGAAtgtataataatgattaatgatatttagagactatatttttttataaatgtagACAGTAGAGTCCTCATTAGTTAATTAAATACCTATAGAAACTGTCGGCTTTTGCCGTGTATGGCTTAAGTTACGTATAAACAGCAACTTAAATTACGTTTAAACTACATAAAATGCTTATATGTACCTAAATAGTTTGCAATGCGCATTCCTGTCAGTCGGGCCATACATCATGACACAGTAACATAAAACCCTCACGCACACGCGTGAAATAAAATccataacattaataaaattctTTACTTACCTACCTGCACCCCATAAAGTTCCCACTGCTTCTGCGCGGCTCGCACTTTACATAACCTAGTTCATGACACTCGCAATCCGATCAAATAATCGTAATTATGAAAGAAAATGTATTAATTAATGCGTGAAATATGACAATTTGGTTTATTTGTGTGATAATTCAGTGAAAATAGTGTAGTTTCGTGCAAAAAGCGGACGtaaaatgacgaaaattgtgaacttttgaaattcgaatcacaaatacaaataaagtgttctaaagttaaacatttttattttaaatatttttttggctaaatatttaaatgtaaatagtgTTGTTGTGAAAAGGGTCATTGTTCTCGGCTTGCGTGTGTAATATCGATTCGCGGAAATGGCGGCAAATTTGAACTTGGAATTCCTTGTTTATCTCGTTTTGGGGTTTGTGTTGTGAGTTCTTCGGGGGgttttgttggtgtttgtggtatGCACGTGCAGTACGAGTTGACGACGCCCCATTCGACCATAGCAGCTGATGTCAGCCAGCACTATGTCCCGCCACCGCCGTATTTTGGTAAATTCATTGAGCTTTATGTAGAGTTACTGGACAGTCAGATGGTCTtttgttgtttttaaatatttttaaatttaaaattaagcaacgaaaattaaatattgtacaGACTctaccaaagagaatgtcatatactatgGACTCTACTTTCCATATCATTTTTGCgaaccaaaaaatatttttataacataggtaatattttaacttatttgCCAAATACccaaattacttacttaattctGTAACACATTACACGTACATTGCAATGCGTGTTTGTTATATTcgtagcaataaaatataatattatacaatgatattgtacttatacagatctgttacggccatactattttccggcttaaatctcttccgaacaattttcaaattcaaaattgcaaacattgacaaatttgacagataaatgaaacaaaagatacgaaaaaacATTTACAGAAAAGAgacagttatatttttaaacgtcgaatcgtatcgctgtctctttcttcgcctgagctatgacgaaaattcgatttttccagattgttcgaaaaaataattgaaaatgtaaataatcgatgtatttattgcaatcaagacatgtggtaagagattccaagtgttttgttttcttttgagtcataattggtacattttcgaaacacgcacgacgtcattttcaatcaatttatttaggtaagacaagacgcggcacgttcgcgACTGCGCTCAatgcagactaaataacagacggcccaattgggccgtatttgaatcttcacaacgcgcgcggtagtaacatatctgctttgagtttttcatcattgataTTATAGCTTTACTATGTTATGGGCAGTAGCATAGAGCAGCACTCTTTATGTTCGTGTTAAaacattatcatcatcagcaGCTGCCTTTATAATATGAAGCCTATTTAGGTAGGTATATGAAGTTCATGTTATTAGGTATACGGCACATAGGCGTTTGAGGCGGAAACTTTTTAGGACCCTTTTACCATGAAATtgcttagtatttattataagcGATGACCCACGCACCATATTATATACCCTAACACGTAATGTGTCAATGACCCCAAATCATGCCATTTTCTTATCAGCGTCAGTGGGCTGCAACAGCGAGCCGATGTGTCGTCGCCGCAAGTACGCGTGGTGGTGCTGCGGGTGCGGCGCGCTGGCGGCCGCGCTCGGCGGGCTGCTGGCAGCACAGCACATATTGCTGCGAGCGTACACCGCATCGCCGCAGCACCTTGAGACCGTGCCGGCCGCGGTACCCGCTGCTATggtgagtgatgatgatgatgacgtaTAGCGGGCTGCTGGCAGCACAGCACATATTGCTGCGAGCGTACACCGCATCGCCGCAGCACCTTGAGACCGTGCCGGCCGCGGTACCCGCTGCTATGGTGAGTGATGATTATGATGACGTATAGCGGGCTGCTGGCAGCACAGCACATATTGCTGCGAGCGTACACCGCATCGCCGCAGCACCTTGAGACCGTGCCGGTgaggagtgatgatgatgatgatagtgaTGAAAGATTAAAGATGATGATGTTAACGATGACGATTTTTAAGATGTTGATGATAATTATAGAACCTTTAACGCCTTATTTATTTGATGTGCCCAGTGCACATCTTACGACGTATATAATGATCATACCTCTGGAGCTTAAAATAATATGCAAACTAAAATAGACGTCCTGAAACAGAAATGTCTGAAAGTCAGTAATGatgatcatcataatattaacggTACAATTATCATACcccttatctatactaatctatactaatattataaagcggtagagtttgttagtttgtttgtttgtttgtttgaacgcgctaatctcaggaactattggtccaatttgaaaaattctttcagtgttagctagcccatttattgaggaaggctataggctatattttatcacgttgagactaataagagcgaagaaatagaggaacatgtggaaaaaacggggggaaattattagGAAGGGCATATTTGAaagcactaatctcaggaactgctggtccgatttgaaaaattattccagtgttagatagtgcatttatcgaggaaggctataggttatattttatcacgctaaaactaataaaagagaagaaatagaggcaagtgtgtaaaaaacgggggaaattatttgaaagggcctatttgaacgcgctaatctcaggaactactggtccgatttgaaaaactctttcagtattaaatagcctatttatctaaaaaggctataggttatattttattgcgctgggactaataggagcgaaaaaatagagaaatgtgtggaaaaaacgggagaaattatttgaaatggctgatttgaacgcgctaatctcaggaactactggtccgatttgtaaaactctttcagtgttagatagaccatttatctagaaaggctataggttatactttatcacgctgagactaatgggagcgaagaaatagtggaaaatgtggaaaaatgggggaaattatttgaaagggcttatttgaacgcgctaatctcaggaactacagctggtccgattaaaaaaattatttcagtgttagatagcccatttttcgagaaaggctatattttatcacgctaagactaatagcaggaaagaaatagaaaaaaatgtggaaaaaacgggggaaattatttgaaagggcttatctcacgaactactggagcaatttttctcttatttggcacagataagaagtagaccacgtgaaggatcataggctattttttgtggactaatttgtctctgaaatatctaatttacgcgggcgaagctgcgcggaacgttatatttcgcgtggtcacgacatcacgcgtaaacggctggacccattttgctgaaatttggtataaagatactttgagtcccaaaaaaaaaacataggattcattttgtctcggaaaaatgtacggttactgcacaatatacttttatgatttgcgcgtgaactattcaatctattttgatggaatttggtatggatatactttgagtctcggcaATGGATAAGGAATAcaaattttgtcccggaaaatgtacggttcccgcacaataaactttaatgattatcgcctaaactattcaatctattttgatgaaattttggtatggcaatatggcaatactttcagtctcgggaaaggacaagggatactttttaccccggaaaatatacggttcccgccaataaacttttatgattctcgtctaactatttaatctattttgattaaatttggcatggagattggagatactaatatgaatctgggacaaggaatgttttttgtcccggaaaaatgtgtggttcccacacaatatacttttcagatttgcgcgtaaacgactcaatcaatgtacgggaacaacagctataaactaatgtccacgcggacgaagtcgcgggcaacagctagttggataataaacattaaactttGTCGAATGCTGTCTATTTTTAGCGTTCACTTGTGCAAAATTTTCACTTGAAACAAGCACCATAACCGTTTGTGACCATATTAATTCCACGGATCAACTTACACTGGTCTCTCTTACAGCTGGTGCTGACCGGCGTATGTATAATGAGCCTCGCCCGCCGAAGAAACCGGTACAGCTATATGGTAAGAAAAGTAGGTCGAATCTTTTATTTTTGGCATGTCAGAGGGTTCCGGATTTTATTGCATGAACAGGCTTAAAATAAATTGACATgggttttaattaataattaattaaggacaaacaaaaataatgttaatgaTTGTACGTGTTTgtgtgtggattaaaaaatgtttCGGTTTGACTAAAAATATCTTTCTGTGTCTTTTTATTTGTGGCAGAAAATGCGCCCGAAAGGAGGCTGGGgctaaaagaataaaaaaaaaatattttcatattatttttttaattaacaatcTAGGCAAATGGCTACCCCTTTAAGTGTGATAGTAGACTAGTATAAAAATCctttaaaataatacattttgtcTCAAAGTTCTGATCATCTGGGATGCAGAGAGTGAAAGCGTTATTATGCAACAATTTCCATAAAGGGTTATCCACGACAAGACCGTTTGTTTTGTAAATAACAACCAAATTTAAGTGGGATTTAGCTCTGAAATAGCTAGGATTTTAAAATACCATTTGGgatcaataatgtattttgttAAAAGTGCATGGGATTACTTTGGGGAAGCATGAATATTTTGcatctaaacataatattttacaaaattttattggtGCACTTGTTCCATGATCCATTATATTGTTTTATcgtttcttattattattgtacgttaaagttaaaaaaaaaacctaagtaTTCAGTGTTTTTTATTCACTAaaaattccatttttttttcagataaaaGTAGTGGGAGCTTGTTGCTTGGTCTGCGCACTAACTTGTGTGCTGGTGACCATCACAACCACAGTAATACACATGAACAAGTAAGCATCGTCTCGATCTGTTACTTCATAATTTATTGTAAGTCTAAACTCTAACAatatttacggcactgtctGTGACCTGCTCGTCTTCTAAAACCATTAGAAGGACAATCTTCACCATAAGTCAAGAATATTTGTCAGACCTTCTCTAGCACTAGTTGTAAGACGTATTCAGAATTAAATTTTGAAGTATGTAGATAACGTCTTAtcattgtgcaatattattgaccatctagggttaatattgaatgcgcctcagtaatatgtatacagtataaagGTATGGATAATCAATCTtgttgtcaaataagttgttcaataaatattGCGCGTgttattgcgcaataaaattaatcgtctaggggcccggtTATGTGTATTTATAGAAGAAAAGGAAGATCTTAACAAATCTAGACTGGAACAAGAgttctaaaattattatataatgatTAATGTCTTTACGAGAGTTCGTACTGCTCACAAGGCTAGCTCCCGAACAGGTTATCATGTGAATGCACTCTGCAGCGTTTATATAGATTGATATGTTTCCAGATTACAAACGCTGAAGTTCTGCGAGTACACGAAGCTGACGCGGACGTGCACGTGCTACTCCATGCCGCCCGACACGCAGCACGCCGCTGATGATGAAGGTGACTACATATTTTGATGGAGAGTGATAATGTTGATGCACCTCCAGTTAAAAATTACTATCATTTtcatgattatttatttatttataatagtcATCTTCGAAAATATGGGATACTCTATAAAAACCATGAATCTGGGAGCTCTACATTCACTGTGGTCCTATAGTTTGGATCTTAGCTGTTAATTCCGGGATTGCGGGTTCACAAAAATTAAATGAGATGATCGTCTGCGCCAACATGGTTGCATTTTAAACCAGAAGAGCTAACAGTCCCCTCTTCCCAGGTGTCCGATGCGTGTTCGAGGGCGTATCAGAGTGCGGCGTAGTCCACGGCGCGTTGTACTGGTGCCTGCGCGGCGTCTTCGCGCTCTCAGTCTGTGCTGTCCTCGTGTGCATATGCAGCTGCATGCTCGCTTATCAGCTGCTCAGGTAAGCATAATATCATTCTGTATAACTTATATGAGGAACGAATAAAGCTATGCTCAGCACGTAGCAGCAGCAGCTGTTATGTTAAGGAACTACTAGCATATCATACGCAATAACCTGAGGAATGGATGCTAAGTACGCGTGCCTAACCTGTGATATAAGATGATATGTATAGTGTTGATTTAAATTGATACAGTGGCGGGCCCCATCTACTGGTTGGATAGAAACGtcatgcttataatattatacagttactggacggacagacataatattttcattgacaTAGTGCTGATCCTAACGCCATAACCAGTGATACTAGCTACTatatcaatttaaatataagtgGCAACAACTAAAGTATCTAGAGTATTTTTAAAGATTGGAGCAGGTTAGCCGAAAGACCAGTAACTGAAATTAAGGTTTATTTTTGAGTCACTAGCCACAGCAAATATTTTGTAGATAAGAATTCAAAGGGTTAAATAAGAGTAccaaaaatatatgaaataacGATTTATACCAatctttaaattaataatttaagtgaATGCATTTTAATTACTCATTTTCGTCATCTGACTTATCATTCCTCTGGGCATATTTGTATAGATTTCAGTTTTCGGTTTAGCGAAGCCAACGTTATATCCTGTACATGTGCTCTGTTCtccaagattttgatactttgtttCAAATCCGTTATATCCGATTTTACTTTAACATAGTCAATAGTGTTCGGAACCTCATACTTTAGCCTCACCTTTTTAAGTTCCTCAAGTTGTACCTGCAAATTATTAACTAGCGCTTGTATAACAGCATTCTCTTTCTCTAATGCAGTGGTCTGTTTCTTCTTATCTTCTATGGAGCTTAATACCTTCTTCAGATATTCATCCTGTTCCATCATCGCCTTTTTGTGTACTGTTAGATTCAAATTCGCGTCTCCAGTTAACTTTTTTAACTCCTCTAGCTGCTGTACTTTCTGATCTATAGTTTTCAAACATTCCTTGTTTTCAATTTCGAGTTTCTCGAAGTCTACCGGTCTCAAGCTCTCGCTTAGCTCCTTCTTAGTTTTGATCTGTCCCTTCAACTTGTTGTGTTGAGTGTTTAATGTACTGGTTCGAAGTCTCAACTTCCCAATATGGGTGTCGACTATTTTATTCCACTCGTTTATGAATCTGATCCATATTTCTGCTGGAATTCTTTGAGCGATTTTATCCCAGCCATCCACGACTACAGTTTGGTGAAACATATCGGTGGCTTTCTTAATATACTTTTCGCGTAATCCAATTTCTTCCAACTGTGCTTTAAGGAGGGCGTGTTGTTTCTCTGCGTTCCTTCGATATTTCTCCAAGTTCTTCACAACAATTTCCATTTCTGTCGACACCAATTCGGATCGTTCTAGGACGTTTATTCTGGGCCCGGTGCCAAAAATTGTTCCACTCACTTTTGCCAAAGAGTCCGCTCTCTTGGAGGATACTTTTGATGGACTGAACATCCTCGACTGACTGATCATCGATTCCAAGCAGTATTTGGACGTTTGAGGCTTAAAGAAACTGCCACCTGTGTTGAACGAGTTGCTACTCTGTTGAAGTCTCAGTGCATACTCCAAAGCCTGCTGGATGCTGTTCATCAGAGATGGATCCAATCTCATTATAGTGTTCTCCAAAACTCTATTCTCGAGGGCTAATACTTTGTGCTGCCGCTTGAGGACGTTGACTTGCTTGTAGAGTTCCTCATCAGTTATTTCTTCCTCAGTGACCACTTGACTGATCGACTTCGTGAGCTGGCTGCTGCTGCTCTTGTTTTGTTGTGATAACAAAGACAGCATCGTTTGTTGAATTAACGAAAAATAAAGTTACACAAAATCCGATGATGTAACGTGACAAAGAGATGTTATGCGTTACCATAGAGAAATACACCGGGCG
This genomic window from Aricia agestis chromosome 2, ilAriAges1.1, whole genome shotgun sequence contains:
- the LOC121738372 gene encoding uncharacterized protein LOC121738372, with translation MLSLLSQQNKSSSSQLTKSISQVVTEEEITDEELYKQVNVLKRQHKVLALENRVLENTIMRLDPSLMNSIQQALEYALRLQQSSNSFNTGGSFFKPQTSKYCLESMISQSRMFSPSKVSSKRADSLAKVSGTIFGTGPRINVLERSELVSTEMEIVVKNLEKYRRNAEKQHALLKAQLEEIGLREKYIKKATDMFHQTVVVDGWDKIAQRIPAEIWIRFINEWNKIVDTHIGKLRLRTSTLNTQHNKLKGQIKTKKELSESLRPVDFEKLEIENKECLKTIDQKVQQLEELKKLTGDANLNLTVHKKAMMEQDEYLKKVLSSIEDKKKQTTALEKENAVIQALVNNLQVQLEELKKVRLKYEVPNTIDYVKVKSDITDLKQSIKILENRAHVQDITLASLNRKLKSIQICPEE